The following coding sequences lie in one Cannabis sativa cultivar Pink pepper isolate KNU-18-1 chromosome 5, ASM2916894v1, whole genome shotgun sequence genomic window:
- the LOC115717277 gene encoding uncharacterized protein LOC115717277 isoform X3 has protein sequence MAEEEAPCYDFIDPVGYDWDCTPSRKGPPISNDNFDPKILRYDSDEDEEAILHYINQLELSDGFHADKPKKRFYWTSFVVDKVTSQDCIDAAYAAVEEFNNLKGADLKFLKLLSVTSRITGGIFYFLTLQCTDERFYEAKIFITLEGARDLFMFRPAKHYPRPRDMYSQRMGRE, from the exons ATGGCAGAGGAAGAGGCACCTTGTTACGATTTTATTGATCCGGTTGGCTATGATTGGGATTGTACACCATCCCGGAAGGGACCCCCCATATCTAACGACAATTTCGATCCCAAAATACTTCGTTACGATTCAGATGAAGACGAAGAAGCTATCCTTCATTATATCAACCAACTCGAACTCTCTGAT GGTTTTCATGCTGATAAGCCGAAAAAACGATTTTACTGGACTTCGTTTGTAGTAGATAAAGTTACCTCACAGGACTGCATTGATGCAGCTTATGCAGCAGTGGAAGAATTTAACAACCTTAAG GGTGCTGATTTGAAGTTTTTGAAACTTTTGAGTGTGACATCTAGAATAACTGGAGgaatattctattttttgacATTGCAATGCACCGATGAACGTTTTTATGAAGCTAAAATCTTCATAACTCTTGAGGGTGCTCGTGACTTGTTTATGTTTAGGCCTGCAAAGCATTATCCAAGGCCAAG GGACATGTACTCACAACGAATGGGGCGAGAGTGA
- the LOC115717277 gene encoding uncharacterized protein LOC115717277 isoform X2 yields MDFQLRHIERSSNRESKLTNKNMAEEEAPCYDFIDPVGYDWDCTPSRKGPPISNDNFDPKILRYDSDEDEEAILHYINQLELSDGFHADKPKKRFYWTSFVVDKVTSQDCIDAAYAAVEEFNNLKGADLKFLKLLSVTSRITGGIFYFLTLQCTDERFYEAKIFITLEGARDLFMFRPAKHYPRPSTN; encoded by the exons ATGGATTTCCAATTGAGACACATAGAAAGATcaa GTAATAGAGAATCAAAATTAACCAACAAGAACATGGCAGAGGAAGAGGCACCTTGTTACGATTTTATTGATCCGGTTGGCTATGATTGGGATTGTACACCATCCCGGAAGGGACCCCCCATATCTAACGACAATTTCGATCCCAAAATACTTCGTTACGATTCAGATGAAGACGAAGAAGCTATCCTTCATTATATCAACCAACTCGAACTCTCTGAT GGTTTTCATGCTGATAAGCCGAAAAAACGATTTTACTGGACTTCGTTTGTAGTAGATAAAGTTACCTCACAGGACTGCATTGATGCAGCTTATGCAGCAGTGGAAGAATTTAACAACCTTAAG GGTGCTGATTTGAAGTTTTTGAAACTTTTGAGTGTGACATCTAGAATAACTGGAGgaatattctattttttgacATTGCAATGCACCGATGAACGTTTTTATGAAGCTAAAATCTTCATAACTCTTGAGGGTGCTCGTGACTTGTTTATGTTTAGGCCTGCAAAGCATTATCCAAGGCCAAG TACAAATTGA
- the LOC115717277 gene encoding uncharacterized protein LOC115717277 isoform X1, whose product MDFQLRHIERSSNRESKLTNKNMAEEEAPCYDFIDPVGYDWDCTPSRKGPPISNDNFDPKILRYDSDEDEEAILHYINQLELSDGFHADKPKKRFYWTSFVVDKVTSQDCIDAAYAAVEEFNNLKGADLKFLKLLSVTSRITGGIFYFLTLQCTDERFYEAKIFITLEGARDLFMFRPAKHYPRPRDMYSQRMGRE is encoded by the exons ATGGATTTCCAATTGAGACACATAGAAAGATcaa GTAATAGAGAATCAAAATTAACCAACAAGAACATGGCAGAGGAAGAGGCACCTTGTTACGATTTTATTGATCCGGTTGGCTATGATTGGGATTGTACACCATCCCGGAAGGGACCCCCCATATCTAACGACAATTTCGATCCCAAAATACTTCGTTACGATTCAGATGAAGACGAAGAAGCTATCCTTCATTATATCAACCAACTCGAACTCTCTGAT GGTTTTCATGCTGATAAGCCGAAAAAACGATTTTACTGGACTTCGTTTGTAGTAGATAAAGTTACCTCACAGGACTGCATTGATGCAGCTTATGCAGCAGTGGAAGAATTTAACAACCTTAAG GGTGCTGATTTGAAGTTTTTGAAACTTTTGAGTGTGACATCTAGAATAACTGGAGgaatattctattttttgacATTGCAATGCACCGATGAACGTTTTTATGAAGCTAAAATCTTCATAACTCTTGAGGGTGCTCGTGACTTGTTTATGTTTAGGCCTGCAAAGCATTATCCAAGGCCAAG GGACATGTACTCACAACGAATGGGGCGAGAGTGA
- the LOC115717277 gene encoding uncharacterized protein LOC115717277 isoform X4 codes for MAEEEAPCYDFIDPVGYDWDCTPSRKGPPISNDNFDPKILRYDSDEDEEAILHYINQLELSDGFHADKPKKRFYWTSFVVDKVTSQDCIDAAYAAVEEFNNLKGADLKFLKLLSVTSRITGGIFYFLTLQCTDERFYEAKIFITLEGARDLFMFRPAKHYPRPSTN; via the exons ATGGCAGAGGAAGAGGCACCTTGTTACGATTTTATTGATCCGGTTGGCTATGATTGGGATTGTACACCATCCCGGAAGGGACCCCCCATATCTAACGACAATTTCGATCCCAAAATACTTCGTTACGATTCAGATGAAGACGAAGAAGCTATCCTTCATTATATCAACCAACTCGAACTCTCTGAT GGTTTTCATGCTGATAAGCCGAAAAAACGATTTTACTGGACTTCGTTTGTAGTAGATAAAGTTACCTCACAGGACTGCATTGATGCAGCTTATGCAGCAGTGGAAGAATTTAACAACCTTAAG GGTGCTGATTTGAAGTTTTTGAAACTTTTGAGTGTGACATCTAGAATAACTGGAGgaatattctattttttgacATTGCAATGCACCGATGAACGTTTTTATGAAGCTAAAATCTTCATAACTCTTGAGGGTGCTCGTGACTTGTTTATGTTTAGGCCTGCAAAGCATTATCCAAGGCCAAG TACAAATTGA